The following proteins are encoded in a genomic region of Alistipes shahii WAL 8301:
- a CDS encoding AraC family transcriptional regulator, whose protein sequence is MFRQPDSLYAGVLLCSAIILAVVGGSLFWLRMPGDERLRNYRLSRRFVGWAYFSLAFTDVLWLLFLREEYELDFTRILVLAVAAVQATMFSGALVTLVNSRFPLARGVRRHLLAVAAGTASLFGCMLFFPQAFPVLFRLTAAAYCVQIALFARTFVREYRVCRRKLDNFFSDGEMRRLRWVAMSFLMTALIGLTAAAWLVSGLGMPYLFAFTGVYMVFYTFFGMKYINYPAEFGRIAPVIADDVPEPLAAGENIRTALDEWIAAKGYVRPGLSLESLAREVGCNRSYLSRYVNSELGLNFKSWIRALRIAESQRLLLEHPGASALEVGEMVGIHGRSTFFAQFSEVTGMSPGEYRRRYAGGDPIAPSQE, encoded by the coding sequence ATGTTCCGACAACCCGATTCACTCTATGCCGGAGTGTTGCTTTGTTCGGCGATCATTCTCGCGGTGGTCGGCGGATCTCTTTTTTGGCTGCGTATGCCGGGCGATGAACGCCTGCGCAATTACCGCCTTTCGCGCCGTTTTGTCGGCTGGGCCTACTTTTCGCTCGCTTTCACCGATGTGCTGTGGCTGCTCTTCTTGCGGGAGGAGTATGAGCTGGATTTCACGCGGATTCTGGTGCTGGCCGTCGCTGCGGTGCAGGCCACGATGTTCTCCGGGGCGCTGGTGACGTTGGTCAACTCCCGTTTTCCGCTTGCGCGGGGAGTTCGCCGTCATCTGCTTGCCGTGGCTGCCGGAACGGCGTCGCTGTTCGGCTGCATGTTGTTCTTTCCGCAGGCCTTTCCGGTGCTTTTCCGGCTGACGGCAGCCGCTTATTGTGTGCAGATAGCCCTCTTTGCGCGGACTTTCGTACGCGAATACCGGGTCTGTCGCCGCAAGCTGGACAACTTTTTTTCGGACGGAGAGATGCGCCGTCTGCGATGGGTGGCCATGTCGTTTCTGATGACGGCCTTGATCGGACTGACGGCCGCGGCATGGCTGGTGTCGGGGTTAGGGATGCCTTACCTGTTTGCTTTTACGGGGGTCTACATGGTGTTCTACACCTTCTTCGGAATGAAGTATATCAACTATCCCGCGGAGTTCGGGCGGATCGCTCCCGTGATCGCCGACGATGTGCCGGAGCCTTTGGCCGCCGGGGAGAATATCCGTACGGCGCTCGACGAATGGATCGCCGCGAAAGGGTATGTCCGCCCGGGGCTTTCGCTGGAGTCGCTGGCCCGCGAGGTCGGGTGCAACCGCAGTTACCTGTCGCGGTATGTCAACTCCGAGTTGGGGCTTAACTTCAAATCGTGGATACGCGCCCTGCGCATTGCCGAATCGCAGCGGCTGTTGCTGGAGCATCCCGGGGCTTCGGCCCTCGAGGTGGGCGAGATGGTCGGCATCCACGGGCGCAGTACTTTTTTCGCGCAGTTCTCCGAAGTGACGGGCATGTCGCCCGGCGAATACCGCCGCCGCTATGCCGGCGGAGACCCGATCGCCCCTTCGCAAGAATGA